In one Nitrospirota bacterium genomic region, the following are encoded:
- a CDS encoding dihydroorotase, which yields MSILIKNGRVIDPAQNIDGHYEILIEGKKIRGVYPKAKGPKTDKIIDASGCIVIPGLVDMHAHLRDPGFEYKESIRTGTMAAVRGGFTSVCCMPNTNPVNDNKTVTEFILRKNYAEGACFVYPIGAITKGQKGEELAEMGMMKEAGCIAFSDDGRPVTNSLIMRRALEYSKIFNVLIISHCEDLKLSEGGVINEGFISTTLGLRGIPKAAEEVMVARDIALAGLTGGRLHIAHVSTEGSVRLIRDAKERGISVTAETCPHYFCLTEDAVNNYNTSAKVNPPLRTERDVEAVKQGLKDNTIDVIATDHAPHHIDDKYNKEFDAASFGISGLETAFSLGLKLVEQGVLSLKQLIMKMSVTPSGIIGIPKGTLAEGADADLAVIDLSGEFIVEPDRFLSKGKNTPFKGWQLKGAVLKTVSKGKIYEWE from the coding sequence ATGAGCATCCTTATAAAAAACGGCAGGGTTATTGATCCGGCGCAGAATATTGACGGCCACTATGAAATACTTATAGAGGGTAAAAAAATACGGGGCGTGTACCCGAAGGCAAAGGGACCTAAAACCGACAAGATAATTGATGCCTCCGGATGTATTGTAATTCCGGGGCTTGTTGATATGCATGCCCACCTGAGGGACCCGGGTTTTGAATACAAGGAGTCCATAAGGACCGGCACAATGGCGGCTGTCAGGGGAGGCTTTACGTCTGTATGCTGTATGCCGAATACAAATCCCGTAAATGATAACAAGACAGTAACTGAATTCATACTGAGAAAAAATTATGCAGAGGGCGCTTGCTTTGTTTATCCCATCGGCGCAATTACAAAAGGGCAAAAGGGCGAAGAACTTGCTGAAATGGGGATGATGAAAGAGGCGGGCTGCATCGCCTTCTCAGACGACGGCAGGCCTGTTACGAACAGCCTTATCATGAGGAGGGCGCTTGAGTATTCAAAAATATTTAATGTCCTGATTATCTCGCACTGCGAAGATTTAAAGCTGTCTGAGGGCGGTGTAATAAACGAGGGATTTATTTCAACCACGCTCGGCTTAAGGGGAATTCCAAAGGCGGCAGAGGAAGTGATGGTTGCGCGGGACATTGCGCTGGCAGGACTCACAGGCGGAAGGCTTCATATTGCGCATGTATCAACAGAGGGTTCGGTGAGATTGATAAGGGATGCAAAAGAACGCGGCATCAGTGTAACTGCAGAGACATGCCCGCATTATTTCTGTCTTACCGAAGATGCGGTTAATAACTATAATACAAGCGCAAAGGTAAATCCGCCGTTAAGGACAGAAAGGGATGTTGAGGCCGTCAAGCAGGGGTTGAAAGATAACACAATTGATGTGATTGCAACCGACCACGCACCCCATCACATAGATGATAAGTACAATAAGGAATTTGACGCTGCTTCTTTTGGAATTTCAGGGCTTGAGACTGCATTCAGTTTAGGGCTTAAACTGGTGGAACAAGGGGTTTTAAGCTTAAAGCAACTTATCATGAAAATGAGCGTAACTCCCTCAGGAATAATAGGAATTCCAAAGGGAACACTTGCGGAAGGCGCAGATGCAGATTTGGCTGTAATAGACCTCTCCGGGGAGTTCATCGTTGAGCCGGACAGGTTTTTATCTAAGGGTAAAAACACGCCGTTTAAAGGATGGCAGTTAAAGGGCGCAGTTTTAAAGACCGTATCCAAGGGAAAAATCTACGAATGGGAATAA